GGCTTGATCGGCGATGATTGTGCTAGCCGATGGCTCTCCTTCCACGACGTAGGATTATGCAAAGATTTCATCGGAGTAGGAGAAGATCGGTACCGCTTGCTCGGGCTGGACGAAGGACAGTCGAATGAGGCCATGTACGTTCGCTTGCGGTGACCAGTGCTTCCATTGCTCGAGCCGATGGCATCAGAGAACAGAGGAGCTTTCAACGGAGAGCTCATGAGGGTCCTTGTGGGATATGGAAGGTCTGAGGCGCTGGACGATGAGTCGGAGAGGACGTCGCCTTCGCACAACCTCCTCCGTCGCATTTCCTCTTCATACTTGGGTTCGATAGTGTCGAGAGTCAGGTCCTCCCAGCCATGCTTGGTCTTGAATTGCGCCAGCGCAAGTCGATTCTGCAGCCTTCGGGCTATCTGTGATAGGATTTGCAGTCAGATAAAATGCTGCTTCGAATGCGGTAGCCATTCGACTCACCTTGCTGACTTCTACCCTCTTCAACACCTTGTCTGCCACCTCTTCGGGCTGCTGCTTCCATGGAGAAGACATGACGTGGAAGCCGGACATGTACAATACCGCTGATGAGATTGTCGAGTCGTCACGGGGGAAAGAAATCTACCTCTCTTGGTAGGCGTGATCCGAGAGGCGCACTGTCCGAGGTAAGCTGCCGTGGCCCAAGAGACGTTGCCCGGTCTCTGTGGTTTCTTTGCTTTGGCTTAGACGGGAAGACTCTGTGTTGGAAATAGAAGCCAAAGATTTGATCTTTGTGGAGGTGGTGGGAAGCCGTGGCAACGGTGGAATCGGTATGAGAGAGGGGTTGGATTGATCTTCCGGAATGTTTGAGGGGAAAGAATGGGCGCAGCAGGTAGTACGTGCGGCCTCAAAAATGGTCGTCAAGAGAAAGTCGGGGTTTTCCTGGTTTGAGAGGTATGCATGGCAAGGAGATTTTGCGCTGCTGGAGGACGAAATGAAGCGGGATGCTAGACGTAGACGGAGAAGGAATGGTGAGGACGAGTGTGAGGATTCCCGTCAGCGGGCAAATGCAGCGCAGTAAGTGGTCCGGCCTCAGGGAACGGGACGATGACCCAGAGGTGACGGGGGGCCTGAAGCAAAAATTAGACCATTCCCGTGGTAACCAACCTCTGGCTGGCAGTGTCGGGCAgccccagcaccagccccAGTATGCGTCCCAGAGTGCATTGCCTCAACGCCAGCTCATGCCAAACCTACCTAGCAGCCCAGTGCAGTGACATTTTGACAGTGGAGTGCCATTTCACACACGGAACCTACCTACCAGGTAGGTAGTTAGCTAGGTAAACAGCCAAAAGTACGCCCCCCGACCCAAGAAGCAATCAAACAGACAGAGAGGCGCCTTGCCCAAAATGGTGCCAGCTTCCCCTGCTCTGGCCAATGTCTTCTCTTGTCACAGCAACGGGACGAAAGTAGCGGCGAGCTATTGACTGATGATGCCCAAATCGACATAATGAGATGCCAAAAGCCTTGGAACACGAGCCAGCAGCTGTTGGGGCTTCCTTAACCCTCATATTAGACATGACAAAACTGAAGCCGACAATCGAACCGGGATCTCCAAGTAAATATTCACATGGCTGCCAAATCTCGTAGTCTCCCTACGAAGCCTGGTACAAGTGCTCGGGCACAGAATCCCTGGTGATGGTTTCAGATCCTGGAGGCTTCCCAAGGTCCCTTGGGTAAGTTCAATGACGATAGGCTGTGGACCTCGCAGTGGACGGACATCCCCGAAAACGAAGCTATTCGCACGGCCGCCTAGTGAGGGGGCGGCCAGTTTCAACCACAGCTAGCACTAGGCAGAGAGACACATTCTCGGGGCGAGAGTCCGGGAATCCTTTGGGCGTTGCATCCAGACATGGCAAATACAAGGTCGCACTAGGAAGACGATGACCAATGTTGAAGGAAGAAAGTGCTCTGAATGTACGTGGCCTGTGTCGAAACGACTCACTTATCCGACCTGGATAAGCAGTCTTTACGGCTCACTAAGTCACCCATGTTCCCGTCATGTGAGCTTTGATAGAGCCCATGGCCCTGAAACAGCATGCGCCATGTCAAGTAATGTTCGGCGTGGTCGACGGTGCTGGAGTTGACGGGCAATTCATGCAGACGATTAGTTTGAACAGTGTGCTGAAGCGGGCAACAGCGAAAAAGGCTTTTTTTTATAattatttttattttttacATTAACAGTCTGCCAATGGACGGCAAGGGAGGCGGGATCAATTTAGACCCCTGCTATGTAGACCAACATGCAAACATAACATTGCACATTCAAAGAGAGCCACTTTGATCCTCGGATAGTTAAGCGAGGAGATAGACCTACCGATACCTAAAGCCCACCTAGGGAGCGCAATGTGTCGCAAAACAGGCGTATGCGGGGGGTCTGAACGATTGATGTATCACCCAACACTTTCCCATGTTCCCTGGCGATGGAGGATGTGTCTTCATAGGCGCTACTGGACATGTTATGCGCCACAAATTCTCTCTCGCAACAAGTGGACAAACGCGCCCTTCCTCCCCAGTCGCAGCATGATGAAAGGAGCAGAGGAAACGACCAAGGCAAATCGGTGATCAAAGAGTCTCGCGCGACGGGAAGCGTATGCTCATGTACTCGGAAAAGCCCGCCGGGTCTACATCACGTGATCGTTTCTACTAGCATCGTCATGATGCCAAGGATATGATGATAGCTGCATCTAAAGGCagttttttctttcttttcaCTTTGAtcctttcctttttctccCCGCGAACCCGTGGTCATGTATCAACGTAGCTGTCGTCCGAGGAGCCTGCTTGGGTTGATATCGCGGTTGGTTGTTGGAAACCTGGCAGACAGCCTGCCACTATTGTTAGGTTCCGTTCGTCAGGGTTGTTTCTTGGCACTGCTCGGACTTGCCAACTGCCAACCCATCGTCCATTCCTACAAGTAAAGGCGTCATGTGTGCCATGGCGTGTGCCTTGTGCCTGGTGCCTTGGCAACGTTCGACGCTCCCCATTCCTCATCCTACAGTAATCCTATCTTATCCCATCTCACCCACCCACCTTCGGCACTACTCCTGTGTCGCCGCGGTATTGACGACGCTGGCCCAGAAAACGGATCCCAAACCCACTTGCGTTGGTTGGGGCTTTCTCCTTCTGTAGGGTACCTGCCTAAGATGCTGACGAATTATTCACTCATCGTTCTTACCTTGCACCTGCATAAACCGCACAGTTCAAGGCGAGAAGTAGGTGGATTTCGCTAGACGAGTATCTGTGCTGCAGGTGTACCTGCCCGGGTACTTGGGTAGGTAAGTAGCGTACGTGCTTTGTAGAGTATGTACTATCTACGGATACATCCATGACAACTCGTTATCTTTTGGCGAGCAGCTCCTTCGCAGCCGCTGCGGGAGCTCCAGCCCTCTTCCTTGTCTTCAATCCCAGACTCCGTAAGGTCTACCCGCCGTCCTGTTTCTCTCCTGGCCAACAAAGTCCCTGTCGCAATTTCAACCCAGCTTGTTTCCCACTCTCGAAACAGACCTACGTCATCGATCAACTGCTGTTGGCGAGCTGCTGACCATTCCTTACTTATGCAAGGAAGTGAGCGACGCTCACAAGTtttctgttgttgtcctgTATGTAGGCCACTCGTCCTCGTAATACACTCACCCACAACCCATGTGCTCCGTATCTCGAACTAGCACTCAGTATACGCTGCATTTGTACCTGGTCCAAATCTGTACCAAATTGGCACGCTTTCCAGATTGGGTCGTGGACGTGAGTGGAGGATGTGACCGTAGATGCGGATGTACGTAGTTGTGGACTTCACAACACTGATTGACAACGTCGATTGACTTTTCCCTTCGTTATCTTCCCACCAGGGCgttcctttctctctctcctgtCATCTTATCCCAACCCCATCCGatcatctcatctcacctcAGTGCAAACTTACGCAATCCTGTTTGTGCCATCACTGCGCTTTTAGAATTTGCCATACTTTTGTCAATTGTACTTGTGGTTGCACATCAATCTCTTCGTGCcgtttcctcctcccccccccccccccccccccccccccccccacccccctaCATACGCACGCTCCCATCTCAGCGAACTTCCTTCCTGGCGTTGCTGCGGATGCCACTTGTTGATCAGCGAATTGACACAACATTCCCCTTTAACCGGTCTCGACTCATCATTGCTCGCTCCCAGAaccttcttctttcctcgATGCTCGTTGTTTACTGAAGGGGAACCGCCTCGGAttttgccgtcgtcgtcatcatcgtcatcggtcGCGAATCGGACTCCCTACTTCCGACCCCCCAATCTGCCGCCTCGCGTTTCTCCTTATTTCCCACCCCACACATGTCGGATGCCTCTCGTTGAAGTTGCTCTTCGTTTGCGGTTGAAACACCGTGCCCTTCGTTAAGAGCCATGGCCCCCTCCATCCTGAACTTCAGAGCTCTCCGTCGCCGTTCGAAATCCAGCTTCAAAACCGATCGCTCAAATACCGATGTTTCCAGCGATGCCAGTAACGCAACCACTCCGACCCCTACAAGCGGCGCCTCAACACCCCCCTCCATCGCCCAAAACTCCGACCCTTCTCTCAATCTCCAATTGAAGGATTCCAACCATCCTCAGGCGCGCCCGCCTCTACAGGCGGTGCCCAATTCCCACCGACAAAGCGTGTCTGGCATGACTGGTCTTGGCTCTCCCGTTATTAATGGCAAGTCGACATTGCCCGTCTCGCCGTATGCGCCGCGAATTGCCAACATCACCGAAAACGCCTGGGTAAGTGATCCAAGCTTGTGCTCAACATCGTGTGCCCCATGCAGTGCTACATTTGCGCTATTCAATCTCCAATTGTTCCGCCACTCCGTGCTAGGGGCTCAGACAGTCAGCCACAGACGGCCGCAACCGCAGCCAACGACTAGTTGCAGCTTCCGAGCGCTCTGCTAACCTCTGACAAGGTCTACCAAAAGGTTCTCCTAGTACATGGGACGATCGGCGACCCTTCGCACCATtccgtcgacggcaaccTTTCCGTAACTCGCCTTGACGATGGCTTTCCGCCAACCTCATGGCCCGTGGCCGACTCCCACTTCAAGGCCCTAGTTTACCTGCAGCCGGGACCCAACAAAATCCGCTTCGACTTTTCGAGCCCGAAGCTCCCCAACAGCTCTTCTTCGAACCCAATTCATGCTTCACATCTTACGGTGCACATGCTGCCAGCCAATAATTCACCTCCTTTGCAACTCGCCATCGTGGTTGCCAAGGACTCTCCTGAGACCTTTGACGCAGTCCCTGCTCGAATCGAGCGTGAAGGCAACGGATTGGAGACGGCAGTACGCAAGTTCCGCATGGCCGCCTATCTATGGCAAGCTTTCACAGCCGAGCAAATGTGGCGTAACAAACTTGGACGTCGCGTGTTCAGGTTTGAGGAGGAATGGGTCCCTGGCACTTCGAATCAGCGGGATCGCGACAACGGAACCTTGCGCTCCGAGGCCAGAATACACATCATCAGGTCGGATAAGACGGTTGCCGAAATTCGAGATCTCGAGTTGGCGCAGCAAAACGAGGAGGCCAGCATGAAGGGAGACCTCTATGGAATCGCTGCCGAAGCAATCAATCAATACTTCAAGCCTCTTAGCGGCCAGAAGCAGTACGTTTCCGTGCTGATGCTCGACACACAATGGGGCACGGAGACCAAGGTCGCAGGAGGGCATACAGCACTGGGAGGGAATACTGGCGGCAGTCTGCAGTTGGCCATTTTTGGATCGCACTGTTTGCAGAGCTACCCCACGAGtttcgaggaggtcgtccCCGCATTTACGGACTGCACTCCGACAGACCTCGACTTCGTCGCGGACAATTGCAACCAGACAGGCAGCTCGTGGGAAACAGCCAACGTTGGAATTGGTGCTCACTTGCACGAGACCGGTCATCTGTTCGGATGCCCTCACCAGGAGAACGGCGTCATGCTCCGCGACTACTTAACACTGAACCGCAGCTTCGTGACCCGAGAGGCTTACTGCACCAGGACCAAGTCGAAGGGAGGTTTGGTGCTGCAGGCTGACGAGTGTGGCTGGCACCGATTGGACTGCTTGCGTTTCCGCGCCCATCCGTGCTTCAGGTTGCCAAACGACCCTCCAATGAACGCCGACGACAGCGTGCATGCTTTTCCAGTGGAGAGTGGAAATGTGGTtgtgatggcggcgacagGCATTGCCTTTATCGAGCTTcttgccgacgatgatgacttTTGTCGACAGTGGATCGAATATCCCATCGAGAACGGCCCAGTTCAACGTCAACTTACCTTGAACGATCGCGAGCTGCGGGAGAGGCTCCCGGAGAACAAGCGTAAGGGACGACTCCGGGTTTCGGTCAAATCACACGGCGGTGGTGCATTGGATATTGACAATTTCAAAAAGCTTTGTTCCAAGGAGTCGTCGTTCAAGCTGACGCCTGGTCCGCTTGGCAAGACAGCCTACCGAGGCAAAGCTCTCGGGAACTCCGCCATGCAAGGCGCTGTTTCACAGGAGGTTGTCTTTGATAGTGCCGTCAAGCAGAACCTGGTACTGTCGCGGGTAATCTTATATCACGAAAATGCCGTGAACGGCATTGAATTCgtctacgacgacgactcaACACAGCTATTTGGCAAAAGAGGAGGCaaagaaggcggcgacacGTTCGAGTTTGGTATGTTACCGTGCCAGCAAAGTACCAACCTATATGAACTAACTGGAGTTGAACAGACATTCGCCGCGGGGAGTATATCTCAGGCTTTTACGTTCGCTCAGGATCCTGGATTGAAGCTATTCAAATTCTTACTAGCCTGGGTAGGAGGTCGCCTGTGTATGGCAATGCCCACGGTGGATCTGCGTGAGTACACCGATGCAGGTTTAAGTTAACAACCTCGTGGCTAACCGCTTCCAAGACATACTTTAATCCCCCCGAGAGGATACACCATCTGTGGTGTAGCAGGCTCTTGCGGCGCCTGTGTTGATGGGTTTTCGATCCTTATTGTCCGATGAGGGTCTTATCATCCTTGGCAGGTGACGTCCCAGGGCAACTCGATTGTATTTACGACACACAGAAGGAATAGGGTGTTGATTATTAGCATCCATATCACAGGGGTTCAACGGCTTGTCAAGTCTATTTATGGGTTGGGTCCGCACGCCTTGGATACCATTTCTGGCAACGTGCGTTTTATACCGGATTAATGCGCCTAAACCGTAGTAtattcttttctttcttttcgttGGCAGGCATCAGGAAAACACGCTCGAACCACAAAAGCCCCTAACAAATGAGGCATCTTGTACATAGGTAGGGGAGGGACGGACGGCATCATAGTATACATGGGTTGGCCGGCTGGCCAagttgacgccgccggcgagtgGCTTTGCGGCGGACAAAGGCCTGAACTGTCTCGCCGTTGTATCTACCAAACACAATAAATGACCACGTGCGTTCATCCAGGAGCACCGGCTGTAGGCTTATGGACTGCTTTAGAGCTTCTTGTGCCTTTGCGACTGGAATGTAAAAAGTGACTGGTGTTGGTATTGTAATACTAGAGTAAAGTAGACGGAGCAACGCGACCGGCTGAGGCTGGTTCCATGTGCTTGTTTCTTTACTTAACCGAGGTGAGTTATCTCAAATCCCTTTTTTCAAAAAAAGGATTCAAGGGGGGGTTATTCTTTGATAGCTAGGCAACGAGGGAGTTTGTAGGGAGGATCCTCGAGGCCAATGCAGAAGATGGTGAGGCAGTTTACGAAGTATGAGGTAACCCAAGGTACGTACTGGCTTAGCCATGACTTATCACGTGCAGTGAACTCAGCTAGCCTCGCTATGATGAGGGCAGCTAGGCGGCTTCGAGTCTAGAACGACAGGGCTATGACGGCATGTGCTTTTCTCAGTAGCATCCTTGTTGGCTCCCCGAGGCGGAAGAGTGTGACCGACTGACCTCACGCCTAGCTGTCCAACATCCGCACCAGCACTTGCGTATTCCTGTACCGACTTTCCGCTCCTTGCACAATCTTGGAGCTCATTGAAAACACTTCCTACATAACGTAGTCGCTCTGCCTGattttcctccttctccataATCACAACCTCCCAGCCTCGCTGCCATCGAGATTTCAGAACGAAAAAGAAACACAGTCGGCACAACTTCTTTACTGCTTCACCAGGACAATTcccaaaccccctccccaatTCAACAACTATTGCAGTCATGTCGAAGCGGAGCAGCAGCGCAGTTACGAACGGTAGTCCGATTAAGGATGCCACCAACAGTTTCGCCGAGCCTGGTATGTTGCAGACACCCAGCGCACATGCTATCCATGTGTCGAAATGCGTTCAGGGCTAATGAACATCTTGCCCAAGCTATAGCCCACGACAAGCAGAAGCTTCTTCTCTCCGCCGATACTGGCCACTTTTCCTTGATCCGCGCCCTCCATCTCGCCGATGCGATTACTCTCTGCAATGGTGCGTCCTCCCACTACGATTGTCTCGTCTGCTTTTGACCTGGTCCTCCGCTATCGGGTTTGCCGCTCTTGCCTTGAGCACACATTTGACCCAGAAATAATAACTGATATATCGGTTAACAGGAGCCTGTGGTGTCATGTCGATTTTCACTTCTCTTCGCTATTGCCTTGGCGACCCTTCGTCCTACAGCACGCTGtacctcgccctcttcttcctgccgTTTGGCCTGTTTTTCGACTTCATGGATGGCAAAGTTGCGCGGTGGAGAAAGAAGAGCAGCATGATGGGCCAGGAGCTGGATTCGTTGGCCGACTTGGTACGTTAAAACACTTATCTTATCCCCTTGCGGGCTCTGCCGCCACTGCGTGGTAGTGTATGGACCCCCGGAGCAAGGCCTAGCTAGCTACGGACGAAGGAGTGGGATGTCAGCTAACAGTGGCCAAAGATTTCTTTCGGCGTTGCCCCCGCCTCTGTGGCAttcgccctcggcctgcgTACCCCCATCGACCACGTTTGCCTGACCTTCTTCGTTCTGTGCGGTCTCACTCGCCTCGCTCGCTTCAACGTTACGGTCTCGGCTCTTCCCAAGGATGCTACTGGCAAAAGCAAATACTTTGAGGGAACACCGATTCCCACTAGTCTTGGTCTCGATGCCGTCATGGCTTACTTCATCTCCCAACGGTGGATTCTTCAGGACCTTCCTCTGGGAACATGGTTCACAGGCTCCGCCTTGGAGTTCCACCCTATTGCTCTTGTCTTTGTGGTGCACGGATGCCTTATGACCAGCAAGAGCATCCATATTCCTAAGCCTTGagttttcttccttctccaagTCACACAGGTCTTGGTTCAGAGATTGTTCTCGATCATCTGAGAGTTGGATACAGACATAAGATGCCCCGAGAACAGCACAGGCGGTAGTAGAAGGTGGCTAGCAGCGCAAAGCAGACTTAGGTAGGGAAGTGTGCAGGCTACCACTCTTGAGGGGCTCaggggacgacgacaaagaTGCGAACCGGGATAAAGTCAGTTGCAATGTCAGCCCAACGCAGAGAGATATACACTTCTTAGCGCAGACACACGCAAAACATGCATGATACCCCATTCTCACATCGTTTCGTCGTTTCATATTTATAAGGTTAGAAATATGCATCATCAAGTCTTCCATTTTTCACATTCATCTACTCGCAGTTGGTAGGCTATGACTATAATTCAGGCTACCTGATATGAGCCGTCACAATAACCCCCCGAACACCATTCTCAACAATTTGCATACAAAAACGGGCAAGCTTTTTGATTGAGTTTATGCCTTGGCATCCTGTGCTCAGGCCTTGGCCACGGCGGGGAAGGGGTTGTAGGTGCCTC
The DNA window shown above is from Colletotrichum destructivum chromosome 2, complete sequence and carries:
- a CDS encoding Putative jacalin-like lectin domain-containing protein, with translation MAPSILNFRALRRRSKSSFKTDRSNTDVSSDASNATTPTPTSGASTPPSIAQNSDPSLNLQLKDSNHPQARPPLQAVPNSHRQSVSGMTGLGSPVINGKSTLPVSPYAPRIANITENAWVYQKVLLVHGTIGDPSHHSVDGNLSVTRLDDGFPPTSWPVADSHFKALVYLQPGPNKIRFDFSSPKLPNSSSSNPIHASHLTVHMLPANNSPPLQLAIVVAKDSPETFDAVPARIEREGNGLETAVRKFRMAAYLWQAFTAEQMWRNKLGRRVFRFEEEWVPGTSNQRDRDNGTLRSEARIHIIRSDKTVAEIRDLELAQQNEEASMKGDLYGIAAEAINQYFKPLSGQKQYVSVLMLDTQWGTETKVAGGHTALGGNTGGSLQLAIFGSHCLQSYPTSFEEVVPAFTDCTPTDLDFVADNCNQTGSSWETANVGIGAHLHETGHLFGCPHQENGVMLRDYLTLNRSFVTREAYCTRTKSKGGLVLQADECGWHRLDCLRFRAHPCFRLPNDPPMNADDSVHAFPVESGNVVVMAATGIAFIELLADDDDFCRQWIEYPIENGPVQRQLTLNDRELRERLPENKRKGRLRVSVKSHGGGALDIDNFKKLCSKESSFKLTPGPLGKTAYRGKALGNSAMQGAVSQEVVFDSAVKQNLVLSRVILYHENAVNGIEFVYDDDSTQLFGKRGGKEGGDTFEFDIRRGEYISGFYVRSGSWIEAIQILTSLGRRSPVYGNAHGGSAHTLIPPRGYTICGVAGSCGACVDGFSILIVR
- a CDS encoding Putative CDP-alcohol phosphatidyltransferase: MSKRSSSAVTNGSPIKDATNSFAEPAHDKQKLLLSADTGHFSLIRALHLADAITLCNGACGVMSIFTSLRYCLGDPSSYSTLYLALFFLPFGLFFDFMDGKVARWRKKSSMMGQELDSLADLISFGVAPASVAFALGLRTPIDHVCLTFFVLCGLTRLARFNVTVSALPKDATGKSKYFEGTPIPTSLGLDAVMAYFISQRWILQDLPLGTWFTGSALEFHPIALVFVVHGCLMTSKSIHIPKP